Proteins encoded within one genomic window of Natator depressus isolate rNatDep1 chromosome 1, rNatDep2.hap1, whole genome shotgun sequence:
- the LOC141980972 gene encoding olfactory receptor 52R1-like: MQETPFWLSVGHLLSYTMPDSNSTDFTNPSTFILLGIPGLEAAHVWISIPFCTMYAIAILGNFTILFIIKMELRLHGPMYYFLCMLAFTNLVLSTSILPKMLSIFWFNSREINFSACLTQMYFILSFFLMGSGILVAMAFDRYVAICYPLRHSTTLTNPVVAKIGLAVVLHGIMLILPYPFLARRWPYCRTNIIPNTYCEHIAVVKLACTDISVSSYYSLSVAFLVIGMDVFFIAISYTQILRAIFSLPTKDARLKTFGTCGSHLCVILAFYIPHLFAALTQRFGHNVALHLRVLMANMYLLVPPMLNPIIYGAKTQEIRDRLLQLFTQKGT, encoded by the coding sequence ATGCAGGAAACACCGTTCTGGCTCAGTGTTGGACACCTTCTCTCCTACACCATGCCAGATTCCAACTCAACCGATTTCACAAACCCGTCCACCTTCATCCTGttgggcattcctggcctggaggcagcccatgtctggatctccattcccttctgcaccatgtacgccatagccatcttggggaacttcaccatcctgttcatCATAAAGATGGAGCTGAGActccatgggcccatgtactatttcctctgcatgctcgCTTTCACCAACCTGGTCCTGTCTACATCCATTCtgcccaaaatgctgagcatcttctggttcaattccagggagatcaatttcagtgcctgcctcactcAGATGTACTTCATTCTCAGCTTCTTTTTGATGGGGTCTGGAATCCTCGTGGCCATGGCTTTTGATCGCTATGTGGCCATCTGCTATCCCCTGAGACATTCAACCACTCTGACAAACCCTGTGGTGGCCAAAATTGGCCTGGCCGTGGTGCTGCATGGCATCATGCTCATACTGCCCTATCCCTTCCTGGCGAGGAGGTGGCCATATTGTAGAACTAACATCATTCCAAATACCTACTGTGAGCACATAGCTGTGGTGAAGCTGGCCTGCACCGACATCAGCGTCAGTAGTTACTACAGCCTCTCTGTGGCATTCTTGGTGATCGGTATGGATGTGTTTTTTATTGCCATATCCTACACtcagatcctcagggccatcttcagcctcccaACAAAGGACGCCCGCCTGAAGACTTTTGGGACATGCGGCTCTCACCTCTGTGTCATCTTAGCCTTTTACATCCCACATCTCTTCGCCGCCCTCACGCAACGGTTTGggcacaatgtggccctgcaTTTGCGTGTTCTCATGGCCAACATGTATCTGCTGGTGCCCCCCatgctaaaccccatcatctatGGGGCGAAGACCCAGGAGATCCGGGATAGGCTGCTCCAGCTCTTTACTCAGAAAGGGACCTAA
- the LOC141980964 gene encoding olfactory receptor 52K1-like, with amino-acid sequence MQETPLCLRVGNLLSYSMSDSNSTDFTNPSTFILLGIPGLEAAHVWISIPFCTMYIIAILGNFTILFIVKREPSLHGPMYYFLCMLVVTDLVLSTAVLPKMLSIFWFNSREINFSACLTQMFFLLSFSAIQSGILVAMAFDRYVAICDPLRHSTTLTNPVVAKIGLALVLRGVMLVLPYPFLVRRWPYCRTNIIPYTYCKHIAVVKLACTDIRISSYYSLSVAFLVTGLDVFFIAVSYTQILRAIFSLPTKDARLKTFGTCSSHLCVILASYTPDLFSALTERFGHNMALHFHVLMNNMYLMVPPMLNPIIYGVRTQQIRDCLRQLFTQKGT; translated from the coding sequence ATGCAGGAAACACCGTTGTGCCTCAGAGTTGGAAACCTTCTCTcctactccatgtcagattccaactCAACCGACTTCAcaaacccctccaccttcatcctcctgggcattcctggcctggaagcagcccatgtctggatctccatccccttctgcaccatgtacatcatagccatcttggggaacttcaccatcctgttcatCGTGAAGAGGGAACCGAgcctccatgggcccatgtactatttcctctgcatgctggtcGTCACCGACCTGGTCCTGTCTACGGCTGTCCTacccaaaatgctgagcatcttctggttcaattccagagAGATCAATTTCAGCGCTTGCCTCACTCAGATGTTCTTCCTTCTCAGCTTCTCTGCGATACAGTCTGGGATCCTTGTGGCCATGGCTTTTgatcgctacgtggccatctgtgatcccctgagacattccaccaCTCTGACAAACCCTGTGGTGGCCAAAATTGGCCTGGCCCTGGTGCTGCGTGGCGTCATGCTCGTATTGCCCTATCCCTTCCTGGTGAGGAggtggccatattgcagaaccaacatcattCCCTACACATACTGCAAGCACATAGCTGTAGTGAAGCTGGCCTGCACCGACATCCGCATCAGTAGTTACTACAGCCTCTCTGTGGCATTCTTGGTGACCGGTCTGGATGTGTTTTTTATCGCTGTGTCCTATacccagatcctcagggccatcttcagcctcccaACAAAGGACGCCCGCCTCAAGACTTTtgggacctgcagctcccacctctgtgtCATCTTAGCCTCTTACACCCCAGATCTCTTCTCCGCCCTCACGGAACGGTTTGGGCACAATATGGCCCTGCATTTCCACGTTCTCATGAACAACATGTATCTCATGGTGCCCCCCATGTTAAACCCCATCATCTATGGGGTGAGGACCCAACAGATTCGGGATTGTCTGCGCCAGCTCTTTACTCAAAAAGGGACCTAA